A window from uncultured Desulfobacter sp. encodes these proteins:
- a CDS encoding bifunctional acetate--CoA ligase family protein/GNAT family N-acetyltransferase, producing the protein MGQYNLDRIFQPSHVAVVGASERKGTIGNALMKNLIDGGFSGRLLPVNPKYGTLHGHNCFKAVSSLEMGLDLVIIATPIHTVPDIIKACVKKKVAGAIIISAGGKEVGEKGRKIEKRIHQIAYKGGLRILGPNCMGLICPGNSLNASFASEMPDAGNLAFVSQSGAICSSILDLAFKEHIGFSHFVSIGSMLDIDFGDMIDYLGNDPAAKSILLYIESLTNIRKFMSAARSVSRIKPIIVLKSGITSAGAKAAASHTGAMAGEDAVYDAAFKRAGIVRVDTIEELFDCAELMAKQPRPKGSRLAIVTNGGGPGVMATDALGRYGHEPAPLDAGILKALDDILPPFWSRNNPIDILGDASPDRFSSVLEICFNSKTIDGVLVILAPQALTEPLLVAKSLAAAVKNRGYPVVACWMGGKSISKAVDSLNEAGIPTYDTPERAVRAFLYMVEYTKNQEVLLEIPPKLNRNLVFNQKKAADLFASASVNEFMTESESKKLLQAYGMPVIETRTAKTEAQASRIGQEIGYPLVMKLQSVDILHKTDAGGVLLDLRSDTDICQAFGQIMSSARQYKPDARLDGVTIQSYFSNPDFELLLGAKRDPNFGPVVLFGMGGIYTEVLKDSSLGLPPMNRLLAQRLMQETRVYTLLKGYRNRLAADLEKLEEIIIRLSQLLIDFPQISELDMNPILIRDGNPIAVDARILVSPTKIPSPLHLVISPYPAEDEFLMKTVDGQTLFIRPVKPEDAPLFTALFKVLSPTTIYYRFFSAVKELNPKMLARFTQIDYDREIALVAIDETSKTDRMLGVARIIGDADSQTGEFAVLVGDNWHGKGIGVCLLEKCLSIAAKRRFRVVHGFVLKTNRNMLALGRKLGFEIEKDLDTDGYKLVIQLEGS; encoded by the coding sequence ATGGGACAATATAATCTGGATCGTATCTTCCAGCCAAGCCATGTTGCCGTAGTGGGTGCCAGCGAGAGAAAAGGAACCATCGGCAATGCGTTGATGAAAAATCTGATTGACGGTGGGTTTTCCGGCAGGCTGCTGCCTGTAAATCCAAAGTATGGCACGCTGCATGGGCATAACTGTTTTAAGGCGGTTTCAAGTCTGGAAATGGGATTGGATCTTGTCATTATTGCAACACCGATTCATACCGTTCCTGATATCATCAAGGCATGTGTTAAAAAAAAAGTGGCCGGAGCCATTATCATTTCAGCAGGCGGGAAAGAGGTTGGTGAAAAAGGACGTAAGATAGAAAAAAGAATTCACCAGATTGCCTATAAAGGCGGTCTTCGTATCTTAGGACCAAATTGCATGGGGCTTATTTGCCCAGGCAATAGTCTCAATGCCAGCTTTGCCTCTGAGATGCCTGATGCTGGAAACCTTGCCTTTGTATCCCAGAGTGGTGCGATTTGTTCGTCAATTCTTGACTTGGCTTTCAAGGAACACATCGGATTCAGTCATTTTGTAAGTATCGGGTCGATGCTGGACATTGATTTTGGAGACATGATCGATTACCTTGGAAATGACCCGGCGGCAAAGAGCATTTTATTGTATATCGAAAGTCTGACAAACATCCGCAAATTTATGAGTGCGGCCCGCTCGGTGTCACGGATCAAACCCATTATCGTCCTAAAATCCGGTATCACCTCTGCAGGAGCAAAGGCTGCTGCGTCCCATACCGGCGCTATGGCAGGAGAAGATGCCGTATATGATGCTGCTTTTAAACGAGCCGGTATCGTTCGCGTGGATACCATAGAAGAACTTTTCGACTGCGCAGAGCTCATGGCCAAGCAACCACGCCCGAAAGGTTCCCGACTGGCCATCGTTACCAATGGCGGCGGGCCGGGGGTAATGGCAACGGATGCGCTTGGGCGCTATGGCCACGAACCTGCGCCACTTGATGCAGGTATCCTGAAAGCTCTGGATGATATACTGCCGCCATTCTGGAGCCGAAATAACCCCATCGATATTCTCGGGGATGCCTCTCCAGATCGCTTTTCCAGTGTTCTGGAAATCTGTTTTAACTCAAAAACTATAGACGGGGTCTTGGTCATTCTTGCACCTCAAGCGCTTACAGAACCCCTTTTGGTGGCCAAAAGCCTGGCCGCTGCTGTAAAGAATCGCGGGTATCCTGTGGTTGCCTGCTGGATGGGAGGAAAAAGTATCAGTAAGGCTGTGGACAGCTTGAATGAAGCAGGAATCCCGACCTATGATACACCGGAAAGAGCGGTCAGAGCGTTTCTTTATATGGTTGAGTATACGAAAAATCAAGAAGTCCTTTTAGAAATCCCGCCAAAACTGAATAGAAATCTGGTCTTTAATCAAAAAAAAGCCGCAGACCTTTTTGCCAGTGCTTCTGTAAATGAATTCATGACAGAATCAGAATCAAAAAAATTGCTTCAGGCATATGGGATGCCCGTCATAGAGACGCGCACGGCAAAGACAGAAGCCCAGGCGTCTCGTATTGGTCAGGAAATCGGATATCCGTTGGTCATGAAACTTCAATCTGTGGACATACTCCATAAAACAGATGCAGGCGGTGTTCTTTTGGATTTGCGGAGTGATACAGATATTTGCCAGGCCTTTGGTCAAATCATGTCGTCTGCACGTCAATACAAACCCGATGCCCGGTTGGACGGGGTAACGATCCAGTCTTATTTTTCAAACCCTGACTTTGAACTTCTTCTGGGCGCAAAGCGGGATCCTAATTTTGGCCCAGTGGTTCTTTTTGGTATGGGGGGAATATATACTGAAGTATTAAAAGACAGCTCCCTGGGGCTTCCCCCCATGAATCGGTTGTTGGCGCAACGACTCATGCAGGAAACCCGTGTCTACACCCTGTTGAAAGGATACCGGAACCGTTTGGCAGCTGATCTGGAAAAATTAGAAGAAATAATTATCCGACTATCCCAACTGCTGATCGATTTTCCGCAAATTTCTGAACTGGATATGAATCCGATTTTAATAAGGGATGGCAACCCCATTGCTGTAGATGCCCGTATACTTGTTTCACCAACAAAAATTCCTTCCCCCCTGCATCTGGTGATCAGTCCGTATCCGGCCGAGGATGAATTCCTTATGAAAACCGTTGATGGGCAAACCCTTTTCATCCGGCCGGTCAAGCCTGAGGATGCCCCACTTTTTACAGCATTGTTCAAGGTACTTTCTCCTACTACAATTTACTACCGATTTTTCAGCGCTGTAAAAGAATTAAACCCCAAAATGCTGGCCCGGTTCACCCAGATTGATTACGATCGGGAGATCGCTCTGGTTGCCATAGATGAAACATCCAAAACTGATAGGATGCTGGGTGTTGCCAGGATCATTGGAGATGCAGATTCGCAGACGGGTGAGTTCGCCGTTTTGGTGGGAGACAATTGGCACGGCAAAGGCATTGGGGTGTGTCTGTTAGAGAAATGTTTGTCCATTGCTGCGAAAAGAAGATTTAGAGTGGTTCACGGCTTTGTGCTAAAAACGAATAGGAATATGCTGGCGCTTGGGAGAAAGCTTGGATTTGAAATAGAAAAAGATCTGGATACCGATGGATATAAATTAGTTATTCAATTAGAGGGAAGTTAG
- a CDS encoding NADP-dependent glyceraldehyde-3-phosphate dehydrogenase, with translation MQKNNLIKNPNLFPRITDIPQPLLKDMPCIQTGYLVDGEIQVWDGPRQEVLSPVWVAGDTGPKPFLIGEYPLLTEKEALQALDAAVAAYDHGRGLWPTLSVADRIDHMEQFVFRMIEVKERVVRFLMWEIGKSLVDSQKEFDRTIQYINDTLAALKDLDRTSSRFSMEEGIIGQIRRAPLGVVLCMGPFNYPLNETFTTLIPALVMGNSVILKPPKHGALLYAPLLEAFCQIFPKGVINIIYGEGRKLIPPLMASGKINVLGLIGTSKTANALKKLHPHPNRLRCVLGLEAKNPAIVLKGADLDLAVKECVLGCLSFNGQRCTALKILFVETDIVDVFLERFAAAVNALTFGMPWQEGVFITPVAEKDKTSYLEALVSDAVEQGAKIINTDRPTVCGSFFFPAILYPVTPKMRVYHEEQFGPVIPVLAFKNINEPVEYMINSNYGQQVSIFGSNPDQIASLIDPLVNQVCRVNINSQCQRGPDTFPFTGRKDGRIPIFPVMPPALDCAWLP, from the coding sequence ATGCAGAAAAACAATTTGATTAAAAACCCAAACCTGTTTCCGCGAATCACAGATATACCCCAACCCCTTCTAAAGGACATGCCCTGCATTCAGACCGGTTATCTCGTGGATGGTGAGATTCAGGTTTGGGACGGCCCGCGTCAGGAGGTTCTCTCGCCCGTTTGGGTGGCAGGCGATACTGGCCCGAAGCCCTTTTTAATTGGTGAATATCCGCTGTTGACGGAAAAGGAAGCGTTACAGGCACTTGATGCAGCAGTCGCAGCTTATGATCACGGGCGTGGCCTCTGGCCCACCCTTTCCGTTGCAGATCGAATTGACCATATGGAGCAGTTCGTTTTTCGAATGATTGAGGTAAAGGAACGGGTGGTGAGGTTTCTGATGTGGGAGATTGGGAAATCTTTAGTGGATTCTCAAAAGGAATTCGACCGGACAATTCAATACATCAACGATACACTTGCCGCCCTTAAAGATCTGGATCGAACTTCTTCCAGGTTTTCCATGGAGGAAGGCATCATCGGCCAGATTAGGCGTGCCCCCTTAGGCGTTGTTCTGTGCATGGGACCGTTCAATTATCCGCTCAACGAAACCTTCACCACACTGATACCTGCGCTTGTCATGGGAAATTCGGTCATCTTAAAACCTCCCAAGCATGGTGCGCTTCTTTATGCACCGCTGCTGGAAGCGTTTTGCCAGATTTTTCCAAAAGGGGTTATAAACATTATTTACGGCGAGGGCAGAAAATTAATTCCGCCGCTCATGGCTTCGGGGAAAATCAATGTTCTGGGACTAATCGGCACAAGTAAAACGGCAAATGCTTTAAAAAAACTTCATCCCCATCCTAACCGCCTTCGCTGCGTGCTGGGGCTGGAGGCCAAAAATCCAGCCATTGTTCTCAAAGGGGCCGATTTGGATCTGGCGGTAAAAGAATGCGTTTTAGGCTGCCTTTCCTTTAACGGGCAACGGTGTACAGCGCTTAAGATCCTGTTTGTAGAGACCGACATTGTTGATGTCTTTCTTGAACGCTTTGCCGCTGCCGTGAATGCGTTAACGTTTGGCATGCCATGGCAGGAAGGGGTTTTTATTACACCGGTTGCCGAAAAAGATAAAACCAGCTATCTTGAGGCCCTTGTGTCAGATGCAGTTGAACAGGGTGCCAAAATCATCAACACCGACCGGCCAACCGTTTGTGGCAGTTTCTTTTTTCCGGCAATTCTTTATCCGGTCACCCCCAAAATGCGGGTTTATCATGAAGAACAGTTTGGGCCGGTGATCCCTGTTCTTGCATTCAAGAACATTAACGAACCTGTTGAGTACATGATCAATTCAAACTATGGCCAGCAGGTTTCCATTTTCGGAAGTAACCCGGACCAGATCGCCAGTTTGATTGATCCGTTGGTCAACCAGGTCTGCAGGGTCAACATTAACAGCCAGTGCCAGAGAGGACCGGATACCTTTCCTTTCACAGGAAGGAAAGACGGGCGCATTCCCATTTTCCCGGTCATGCCGCCGGCATTGGATTGTGCGTGGTTGCCATGA
- a CDS encoding CNNM domain-containing protein has protein sequence MPTLATDLANIFFAVVLVFINGFFVAAEFALVKVRPARIDEQVEKKVPFALTARWMVQRMDATLSACQLGITMASLGLGWIGEPAIAHLLRPLLKALWVVSEIWVHGIAFTIAFTAITAAHLVFGEQAPKIYALRRPEKVLLWLAIPMKLFYFFSYPFMIALNTTTSFLLKNIGKRK, from the coding sequence ATGCCAACCTTAGCAACTGACCTTGCCAATATTTTTTTTGCAGTTGTTCTCGTATTTATAAATGGATTTTTTGTTGCTGCTGAATTTGCACTGGTGAAAGTCAGGCCTGCCAGGATCGATGAGCAGGTAGAAAAAAAAGTCCCCTTTGCTTTAACAGCGCGCTGGATGGTGCAGCGAATGGATGCCACACTGTCAGCCTGCCAGCTTGGCATTACTATGGCATCACTTGGTCTTGGTTGGATTGGAGAGCCGGCCATAGCTCACCTGCTGCGGCCCCTGCTAAAGGCCCTATGGGTAGTTTCTGAGATCTGGGTACATGGTATCGCCTTCACAATCGCTTTTACCGCCATTACTGCTGCCCATCTTGTTTTTGGGGAACAGGCGCCTAAAATATATGCCCTGCGACGCCCGGAAAAAGTTTTGCTGTGGTTGGCCATTCCCATGAAACTGTTTTATTTTTTTTCCTATCCGTTCATGATTGCTTTGAATACAACCACCTCTTTTCTGTTAAAAAACATTGGCAAAAGAAAATAA
- a CDS encoding transporter associated domain-containing protein — protein sequence MAKENKHSRYPLCDGSLDSVLGIVHIKDLIDVSSDAEDILLSIARPVISVPETIRISLLLRQFQETHQQMALVVDEYGTIIGCITLEDVLEQIVGPVEDEFETDLIEIESIAPDKFIVAGGTLISTVNKQLNLNLESIEAETLCGLLMEQTGRVLKVGDKIEFDGVVAEVLEIRGSRALSIQINLQQPRQEPS from the coding sequence TTGGCAAAAGAAAATAAACATTCCCGCTACCCCTTATGCGATGGGTCGCTGGACTCTGTGCTGGGAATTGTTCACATCAAAGATTTGATCGACGTGTCTTCTGACGCAGAAGACATCTTGCTTTCAATCGCGCGACCGGTGATATCTGTACCTGAAACCATTCGAATCAGCCTGCTTCTGCGGCAATTTCAGGAAACACACCAGCAGATGGCACTTGTGGTGGACGAGTATGGGACTATCATTGGCTGTATCACGCTGGAAGACGTATTGGAACAGATTGTCGGTCCGGTTGAAGATGAATTCGAAACTGATCTAATTGAGATTGAGTCAATTGCCCCTGACAAATTTATTGTTGCTGGTGGAACATTGATCTCAACCGTCAACAAGCAACTGAATCTGAACCTTGAAAGCATTGAAGCTGAAACCCTTTGCGGCCTGTTAATGGAACAGACAGGCCGGGTTCTAAAGGTTGGAGATAAAATAGAGTTTGATGGTGTTGTTGCCGAAGTATTGGAGATCAGAGGTTCGCGTGCTTTAAGCATACAAATTAATTTGCAACAGCCCAGGCAGGAGCCATCATGA
- a CDS encoding calcium/sodium antiporter, translated as MMVATMMLPLLSVVFGLILLVWSADRFVEGSAVTAKYLGMPPLLIGMIIVGFGTSAPEMLVSALSVVNGNPGIALGNAYGSNICNIAMILGITALIKPILVKSDILKKELPVLALVTLISIFLLMDGFLTRVEAAFLIFTFAGLLAWSLFQHEKTESDTLAVEVENKLENSPVSFHKAVFLVVSGLILLIVSSQILVTGSVKIARFFGVSDLMIGLTIVAVGTSLPELASSIMAVRRNEHDIAIGNIIGSNLFNTIAVVGVAGLIHPMSIEPQLLSRDLPVVTGLTFSLFVIGYGFRGSPGIINRFEGLALLLSYVLYVGWLIVSQTNTV; from the coding sequence ATGATGGTTGCGACCATGATGCTTCCTCTTTTATCTGTTGTTTTCGGCCTGATACTTCTTGTCTGGAGCGCAGACCGGTTTGTTGAGGGCAGTGCTGTCACTGCCAAATACCTGGGCATGCCGCCGCTTTTAATCGGTATGATTATTGTGGGCTTCGGCACGTCTGCACCGGAAATGCTGGTTTCTGCATTGTCCGTTGTGAACGGGAATCCAGGTATTGCTTTGGGAAATGCATATGGAAGCAATATCTGCAATATTGCAATGATCCTTGGTATTACAGCATTAATCAAGCCGATCCTTGTGAAATCGGATATCCTTAAAAAAGAGTTGCCCGTTCTGGCATTGGTTACTCTCATCTCAATTTTCCTACTCATGGACGGCTTCTTAACCCGCGTCGAAGCCGCCTTCCTTATTTTTACTTTTGCCGGACTATTGGCATGGAGCCTGTTTCAGCACGAAAAGACCGAATCAGATACCCTGGCGGTTGAAGTGGAAAACAAACTGGAAAACTCGCCTGTCTCTTTTCATAAGGCTGTTTTTTTAGTTGTCTCAGGGTTAATCCTCTTAATTGTCAGTTCCCAAATTCTGGTTACAGGCTCAGTTAAAATTGCAAGATTTTTCGGGGTCAGCGACCTGATGATCGGTTTGACGATCGTGGCTGTTGGAACTTCTCTTCCGGAACTGGCCTCCAGTATAATGGCGGTGAGAAGAAACGAACACGATATTGCCATTGGAAATATTATCGGGTCCAATCTCTTCAATACCATCGCAGTGGTCGGAGTTGCCGGGCTGATACACCCCATGTCAATTGAGCCGCAACTGTTATCACGGGATCTTCCGGTGGTGACCGGGTTGACGTTTTCCCTGTTTGTCATCGGATACGGTTTCAGGGGAAGCCCCGGGATTATCAACCGGTTTGAGGGGCTGGCCCTGCTGCTGTCCTATGTCCTTTATGTTGGATGGTTGATTGTTTCACAAACCAACACCGTTTAA
- the dnaK gene encoding molecular chaperone DnaK, translating into MGKIIGIDLGTTNSCVSVMEGSEAKVIMNREGARTTPSVMAVSENGERLIGQIARRQAITNPVNTVFGVKRLIGRKFDSAEVQKDIKNLPFAIEKAVNGDVCINLRGKQYSPAEISSHILSDIRDFVEEFLGKKVTDAVITVPAYFDDNQRQATKDAGKIAGLNVLRIINEPTAASLAYGLDKKKEEKIAVFDLGGGTFDVSILEIGDGVFEVKSTNGDTHLGGEDFDFILIDFLSEEFSKDQGIDLRKDKMALQRLKEAAEKAKMELSTSMETDVNLPFITADGSGPKHLNIKITRAKLEALVSKLLDRLEAPCRTALKDAGLSSNDINEVILVGGMTRMPAVQDRVKTIFGKEPNKGVNPDEVVAMGAAIQGAVLRGDLKEILLLDVTPLSLGIETLGGVMTKLIEKNSTLPINKSKVFSTAEDNQPAVSIQVLQGEREMASDNKALGRFELVGIQPAPRGIPQIEVTFNIDANGIVNVSAKDKATGKEQSIQITSSSGLSKEEVDRLIKDAELHAEEDLKLKEQVDARNKADALIHTTEKTMTEMGDKVDGNIRMEVEDAISNLKQVVKNKDTQSILQRTEALNQAAHKLTQNTHQQPGDSGSPGSAKPSANSDEEVVDADYDEVV; encoded by the coding sequence ATGGGAAAGATTATTGGAATAGACTTAGGCACCACCAATTCATGTGTATCTGTAATGGAGGGCAGTGAGGCTAAAGTTATTATGAACCGAGAAGGAGCACGCACCACTCCATCAGTGATGGCAGTGTCTGAAAACGGTGAGCGGTTGATCGGGCAAATCGCAAGAAGGCAGGCTATTACCAATCCGGTAAATACAGTTTTTGGGGTTAAAAGATTGATTGGAAGAAAGTTTGATTCAGCCGAAGTTCAAAAGGATATAAAAAACCTTCCTTTTGCTATTGAAAAGGCCGTAAATGGAGATGTTTGTATCAATCTTCGAGGGAAACAATACAGTCCGGCAGAGATTTCCTCTCACATCCTTTCAGATATCCGGGACTTTGTAGAAGAATTCCTAGGTAAAAAAGTTACAGACGCGGTCATTACCGTACCCGCATATTTTGATGACAACCAAAGACAAGCAACTAAAGATGCTGGGAAAATTGCAGGACTTAATGTACTTCGAATTATTAATGAGCCGACAGCAGCTTCTTTGGCCTATGGACTCGATAAAAAGAAAGAAGAGAAAATAGCAGTGTTTGATTTAGGGGGAGGAACCTTTGATGTTTCTATCCTGGAGATTGGCGATGGTGTTTTTGAAGTTAAATCTACCAATGGAGATACTCATTTAGGAGGAGAAGATTTTGATTTCATTCTCATTGATTTTCTTTCAGAAGAGTTTAGCAAAGACCAAGGGATTGATTTAAGAAAAGATAAAATGGCACTACAGCGATTAAAAGAAGCTGCTGAAAAAGCCAAGATGGAACTGTCCACATCCATGGAAACCGATGTGAATCTTCCATTCATTACAGCAGATGGCTCGGGTCCTAAGCATTTGAATATAAAAATTACCAGGGCGAAATTGGAGGCTTTGGTTTCTAAACTGTTGGACAGACTTGAAGCACCCTGCCGAACAGCATTGAAGGATGCAGGACTTTCTTCTAATGATATTAATGAGGTTATTCTGGTTGGCGGAATGACCCGAATGCCTGCTGTTCAGGATCGTGTAAAAACAATTTTTGGTAAAGAACCCAACAAGGGGGTAAATCCGGATGAAGTTGTGGCCATGGGTGCTGCAATTCAAGGGGCTGTTCTCAGGGGAGATCTAAAGGAAATTTTATTGCTTGATGTTACACCACTTTCCTTAGGAATAGAAACCTTAGGTGGTGTCATGACCAAACTGATTGAAAAAAATTCAACCCTTCCTATAAACAAGAGTAAAGTCTTTTCCACAGCAGAAGACAACCAGCCTGCAGTTTCTATACAGGTTCTTCAGGGTGAACGGGAGATGGCTTCTGACAACAAAGCTCTGGGTAGATTTGAACTGGTTGGAATCCAGCCGGCACCCCGTGGCATCCCTCAAATCGAAGTTACCTTTAATATTGACGCCAATGGTATTGTGAATGTTTCGGCCAAAGACAAAGCTACAGGAAAGGAACAATCTATCCAGATTACCTCCTCATCCGGTCTTTCCAAAGAGGAGGTTGATCGGTTGATAAAAGATGCAGAGCTGCACGCAGAAGAAGACCTTAAGTTAAAAGAACAAGTAGATGCGCGAAATAAGGCAGATGCATTAATTCACACAACAGAAAAAACCATGACAGAAATGGGAGATAAGGTTGATGGAAATATTCGGATGGAAGTTGAAGACGCCATCAGCAATTTAAAACAAGTTGTAAAAAATAAAGACACGCAAAGCATTCTACAGCGAACTGAGGCCTTGAATCAAGCAGCGCACAAACTGACGCAAAATACGCACCAGCAACCGGGCGATTCAGGAAGTCCTGGCTCTGCAAAGCCTTCTGCAAACTCTGATGAAGAGGTCGTGGATGCGGATTACGATGAAGTAGTTTAA
- a CDS encoding DUF5698 domain-containing protein, which produces MIESTVLLTGVLVFFARICDVAIGTVRTIVTVQGRTLLAFCLAVFEIIIWLLVASTVISQVKDQPILVIFYALGYATGNVVGIKVEKKLAFGSIILKVICRESADMITKTIRDLGQPVTKFVGEGINGPVNELYIVCRRRDLRRILSEIEKIDNQVFYVVEQANSMNRILRPVNTPIGGWRSRSNRK; this is translated from the coding sequence ATGATTGAATCAACGGTCCTCCTTACCGGTGTCCTTGTTTTTTTTGCAAGAATTTGTGATGTGGCTATCGGAACCGTCCGTACCATTGTTACTGTCCAGGGCAGAACTCTTTTAGCGTTTTGTCTGGCTGTATTTGAAATTATTATCTGGCTCCTGGTAGCCAGCACGGTAATCAGTCAGGTAAAAGACCAACCAATTTTAGTAATATTTTACGCATTAGGTTATGCGACTGGAAACGTTGTCGGCATTAAGGTTGAAAAAAAATTAGCTTTTGGATCGATCATTTTAAAAGTTATCTGTAGAGAATCCGCAGACATGATTACCAAAACCATAAGGGATCTTGGACAGCCGGTTACTAAATTCGTTGGTGAGGGTATAAACGGGCCTGTCAATGAACTGTATATTGTCTGCCGGCGGAGGGATCTGAGAAGGATTCTATCTGAAATCGAAAAGATCGACAATCAGGTTTTTTATGTGGTGGAACAGGCAAATTCTATGAATAGAATTCTGAGGCCTGTGAACACTCCGATAGGTGGGTGGCGTTCCAGAAGTAATAGAAAGTAA
- a CDS encoding cytidylate kinase-like family protein: protein MKKTSDETVYPPGYYGRKMMNAADWAGTQVRQWERAQAERKKGKDFSQKHCICLSRGIGAGALEVAEFLSKRTGYPVIDKEIIEHMAKDSSLTEKIIKFFDERLPGKMNERLVALSIEKKFLANDYVKQLAKTVTALSHTDPTIFVGRGTHLILPRHSILSVQLVCNKKRRIEKLAIMLDIDKSEAEKRLNIIDEEHHEFFKAVYLREKISSDEFDLIINMDHIKSEHQVAQIIACAFEQKFQVNLKNK, encoded by the coding sequence ATGAAAAAAACGTCAGATGAAACAGTTTATCCGCCTGGATATTACGGCAGGAAAATGATGAATGCCGCAGATTGGGCAGGTACGCAAGTCAGACAATGGGAAAGGGCGCAAGCAGAAAGAAAAAAGGGGAAAGATTTTTCACAAAAGCACTGCATTTGTCTGTCTCGCGGTATCGGGGCCGGCGCACTGGAAGTGGCAGAGTTCCTGTCTAAAAGGACAGGATATCCTGTGATTGATAAAGAGATTATAGAACATATGGCAAAGGATTCTTCCTTAACCGAAAAGATCATTAAATTTTTTGATGAACGGCTCCCGGGAAAAATGAATGAACGGCTTGTGGCACTCTCCATTGAAAAGAAATTCCTTGCAAACGATTATGTTAAACAGCTGGCAAAAACGGTTACAGCATTGTCGCATACGGATCCGACGATATTTGTCGGCCGGGGAACCCACTTGATCCTGCCCCGACATTCGATTTTGTCAGTACAGTTGGTATGCAACAAAAAACGCCGGATTGAGAAACTGGCCATTATGCTGGATATCGACAAAAGCGAAGCAGAAAAAAGATTAAATATTATTGATGAAGAACATCATGAATTTTTTAAAGCTGTTTATCTCAGGGAAAAAATCTCATCCGATGAATTCGACCTGATTATTAATATGGATCACATTAAATCAGAACACCAGGTTGCTCAAATTATTGCCTGTGCCTTTGAACAAAAATTTCAGGTAAATCTCAAAAACAAATAA
- the groES gene encoding co-chaperone GroES, with amino-acid sequence MSLRPLSDRILVLRGQEDTKTKGGIIIPDTAKEKPVEGTVVALGNGRMGEDGKRIAMDLKVDDRILFSKYGGTDVKVDGTDYLILRQDDVLGIIE; translated from the coding sequence ATGAGTTTGAGACCATTAAGTGACAGAATTCTGGTTCTGCGTGGGCAAGAGGATACAAAAACCAAGGGCGGTATTATTATCCCGGACACAGCAAAAGAGAAACCAGTGGAAGGAACAGTGGTGGCCTTAGGAAACGGCCGAATGGGTGAAGATGGAAAACGGATTGCAATGGATTTAAAAGTGGATGACCGTATTCTTTTCAGTAAATATGGCGGAACCGATGTCAAAGTTGACGGCACAGATTATCTTATCCTGCGTCAGGATGATGTTTTGGGGATAATTGAATAA